In the Setaria italica strain Yugu1 chromosome VI, Setaria_italica_v2.0, whole genome shotgun sequence genome, one interval contains:
- the LOC101754247 gene encoding uncharacterized protein LOC101754247, whose product MNTSLAMSGVYDEKPPTEVSTDPSSSRNSIDEDDDWVIVKKQRITILIPPPTPDAANPESDRPTVSSKHSTLTQSKRDWNAARKKHPKQLIAKTPKDFPPEDGISEKFQVEGSGSTVQKDVPRIVGDIPPQCPAAPVVKSEWTEGGCQAVEGLFHQGSGKVTNSSGIMDDPRMPVISSPVANKIMRARLLESRVACFGGLRNWLFYRGLGWFVGILDSEKLGMYQLVSLTMTQLKEMGLVAVGPRRKLIHAIDSLCHPSQVEMVF is encoded by the coding sequence ATGAACACTTCACTAGCCATGTCTGGTGTTTATGATGAGAAGCCACCTACAGAGGTTTCCACTGATCCGTCAAGTTCAAGGAACAGCattgatgaggatgatgactGGGTGATAGTCAAGAAACAGCGGATCACCATATTAATTCCTCCACCAACACCAGATGCTGCAAACCCTGAATCAGATAGGCCCACAGTAAGTTCTAAACATTCTACCTTAACACAGAGCAAGAGAGACTGGAATGCTGCCAGAAAGAAGCACCCTAAGCAGCTGATTGCCAAGACACCCAAGGATTTCCCTCCAGAAGATGGCATTAGTGAGAAATTTCAAGTAGAGGGTTCTGGAAGTACAGTTCAAAAAGATGTTCCAAGGATCGTGGGTGACATACCGCCACAGTGTCCTGCTGCCCCTGTTGTAAAGTCAGAATGGACTGAAGGTGGATGTCAGGCTGTTGAAGGACTGTTTCATCAAGGCAGTGGGAAAGTGACAAATTCTTCTGGAATCATGGATGATCCAAGGATGCCAGTTATTTCTTCACCTGTTGCGAATAAGATAATGCGAGCCCGGCTCCTTGAGAGTCGTGTTGCTTGTTTTGGAGGACTGAGGAATTGGCTTTTTTATCGTGGTCTTGGATGGTTTGTTGGCATATTGGACAGTGAAAAGCTGGGGATGTACCAGCTAGTTTCCCTTACAATGACCCAGCTGAAAGAAATGGGCCTTGTTGCTGTAGGTCCAAGGAGGAAACTGATCCATGCCATTGACAGTCTGTGTCACCCTAGCCAGGTTGAGATGGTTTTTTGA